A stretch of the Parabacteroides timonensis genome encodes the following:
- the tsf gene encoding translation elongation factor Ts, translating into MAVTMADITKLRKMSGAGMMDCKKALTEADGDIEKAMEIIRKKGQAIAAKRSDREASEGCVLAKKDGEFAAVIALKCETDFVAKNEDFIALAQAILDAAVANKCKTLDEVKALPMGKGTIQDAVTDRSGITGEKMELDGYNVVEGTYTTVYNHMGKNMLCTIVAFNKESDNVAHNIAMQIAAMNPIAIDEDGVPESVKETEIQVAIEKTKAEQVQKAVEAALKKAGINPTHVDSEDHMESNMAKGWITAEDVAKAKEIIAKVSEEKAANLPQQMIENIAKGRLSKFLKEVCLLNQEDIMDAKKTVREVMKEADPELKVLAFKRFTLRAE; encoded by the coding sequence ATGGCTGTAACTATGGCTGATATTACCAAGCTGCGCAAAATGAGTGGAGCTGGTATGATGGATTGTAAGAAGGCTTTGACCGAAGCTGACGGTGACATCGAAAAGGCAATGGAAATTATCCGTAAAAAAGGACAGGCTATCGCTGCTAAACGTTCTGATCGTGAAGCTTCTGAAGGTTGCGTGTTGGCTAAGAAAGACGGTGAGTTCGCTGCTGTTATCGCTTTGAAGTGCGAAACTGACTTCGTAGCTAAGAATGAAGACTTCATTGCTCTGGCTCAGGCTATCCTTGACGCTGCTGTGGCTAACAAGTGCAAGACTCTGGACGAAGTGAAAGCTCTGCCGATGGGTAAAGGTACTATACAGGACGCTGTTACCGACCGTAGCGGTATCACTGGCGAAAAGATGGAATTGGACGGCTACAATGTAGTAGAAGGCACTTACACTACTGTTTACAACCACATGGGTAAGAACATGCTTTGTACAATCGTTGCTTTCAACAAGGAATCAGACAATGTTGCTCATAACATAGCTATGCAGATCGCTGCTATGAACCCGATCGCTATCGATGAAGATGGTGTTCCTGAATCTGTAAAAGAAACTGAAATCCAGGTAGCTATTGAAAAGACTAAAGCTGAGCAGGTTCAGAAAGCTGTTGAAGCTGCCCTGAAGAAAGCCGGTATCAATCCTACGCATGTTGATAGCGAAGATCACATGGAAAGCAATATGGCTAAAGGCTGGATTACAGCTGAAGATGTAGCTAAAGCGAAAGAAATCATCGCTAAGGTTTCAGAAGAAAAAGCTGCTAACTTGCCTCAGCAGATGATCGAAAATATCGCAAAAGGTCGTCTTAGCAAATTCTTGAAAGAAGTTTGCCTGTTGAACCAGGAAGACATTATGGATGCAAAGAAGACTGTAAGAGAAGTAATGAAGGAAGCAGATCCTGAATTGAAAGTTCTTGCATTCAAACGCTTTACTTTGCGTGCTGAATAA
- a CDS encoding DUF6383 domain-containing protein: MNKKFSTLMAVFLAAGATFTAEAGVVLVKGADLADNDQVIIVNKEIPGDGSVAKVLTVGSGTLSLADITNATSESDLQAFLWEVGGAKTTLVWANDGTRGLNYAATVWSYGAASTLSPALAAATDPKGTLVTGASGNYLDIKGGAVANSTSEKAVYCYMITTPVLKNIEAQPISIETNKYLVASKDGKTASIVDCSTAKDLLFLGYEPSQYLWNVDAEGVISLAANPDVKVSGIAHSGSYAVTLGTNGAKIEQNGTKLFVVVDGTSSLVTNGVATDITSSSAVTSTAQPDATNYGDGVPFAEGETFMIHRADGGNSNTVAANKYLSKASGAALTETAAGENAYWTAEAVNGKENVYRFVNASGQVLELANIQEFRIVAVPNGSNGGNLYYFVNAAGEKVITSNTALGFFATEFASTTIIGSGVANTNPAYFSFHKAASTAYTAGTLVKKLGDGFTMTLANKKEGVTDLQGNPFLGKLKVVKPKMEGTKVTGFESYKSTDNVTSYMLANDEGIIVLNLNQDEKWSVEGITEFNGVNGGFKFKTISVDDMKTIMNSKSGDAAYAVRKQIAYTFSVNHSAADLNEISSIQVHGVAPATNTNTYSVISYNNDEGYFLSAGKTSPSQVGVLVYASFGSDAFVLTTDEANNPLNYKYVNMTFISKNAKVNNKVLAMDEDGDVAAVQASKFLFNKPEGQWAVTATNGVKNTATKKADAYAFTFTNRESQEVINVKDMYSLGNDKYAVSYTGRNPFGFSTVSRDTLVITPSAASELDNNTVQMDGYANFKALDVQDNQYRLAVASTEETNFYVTENHSGKHLLGLTKELEGAATWKLVPLTEKATYGSFGTLKTPTDSIYQITKVGYYDAKGRYQTYNDTLAIISYALQNAANDEYLTYENPQTLDILSMICDKDSKSYATSKDLGKAYRFVLKEKQNGLYNLVGVSQNDNKSFAMDLNKKLYGATTTKQGAVEVEAAYEQVNSNDLFDLQLVAAPEYRLKNMGDTIRIFRQENEYDQMYENGEFLNLGNKAQLKDMAPALYVDTAYVNRGHNSRYQYLLVVNPKYVPEQECTIPGHPAVHPDTTYGRFLVNLVDTAYIAYTKGAIHTNKYINVGEAGENFAKLGFVYGFRTGDKLYITDKNYKKSGKTSDVIDLSTSAFNTAKFAFQYINPINHESDGSFKIQTGYYDYDAYVANGKRPDVSNNGYLKNINGVVVVAKGYEAGDKFDLAAEHSNPVANESINASSVSVIANEGYVTISGAQGRKVTISNVLGQTIANTVLSSDNATIAAPQGVVVVAVEGEAAVKAIVK, from the coding sequence ATGAACAAAAAGTTTTCTACACTTATGGCAGTCTTTCTGGCTGCCGGTGCAACATTCACGGCGGAGGCCGGTGTGGTGTTGGTGAAGGGTGCTGATCTTGCTGATAATGATCAAGTGATCATTGTTAATAAGGAAATACCAGGAGATGGTTCTGTGGCTAAAGTTTTAACTGTTGGTTCTGGGACGTTAAGTTTGGCTGATATTACGAATGCTACGTCGGAAAGTGATTTGCAAGCCTTTCTTTGGGAAGTTGGTGGAGCTAAAACAACTCTTGTTTGGGCAAATGACGGTACGAGAGGTCTAAATTATGCGGCTACAGTTTGGTCTTATGGCGCTGCCTCTACTTTATCGCCAGCTTTGGCTGCAGCTACTGATCCAAAAGGAACTCTTGTTACAGGTGCGTCTGGTAATTATTTGGATATCAAGGGCGGTGCTGTTGCAAATTCAACATCAGAGAAAGCCGTTTACTGCTACATGATTACTACCCCTGTGCTTAAAAATATAGAAGCACAGCCTATTTCAATTGAAACAAATAAGTATTTAGTAGCATCTAAGGATGGTAAAACGGCTTCGATTGTAGACTGTAGCACTGCTAAAGATCTTTTGTTCTTGGGTTATGAACCGTCTCAATATCTATGGAATGTAGATGCAGAAGGCGTAATTTCTTTAGCTGCAAATCCTGATGTGAAAGTTTCAGGTATAGCCCATTCAGGATCTTATGCAGTTACTTTGGGAACTAATGGTGCTAAAATAGAGCAAAATGGTACTAAATTATTTGTTGTAGTCGATGGAACAAGCTCTTTAGTAACAAATGGAGTTGCAACTGATATTACTAGCAGTAGTGCTGTGACATCTACGGCTCAACCGGATGCAACAAACTATGGTGATGGTGTTCCCTTTGCTGAAGGTGAAACATTTATGATTCATAGAGCAGATGGTGGTAATTCTAACACTGTTGCTGCAAATAAATACCTCTCTAAAGCAAGTGGAGCAGCTCTTACAGAAACAGCAGCTGGTGAGAATGCTTATTGGACAGCAGAAGCTGTAAATGGTAAAGAAAATGTATATCGCTTTGTAAATGCATCAGGACAGGTACTTGAGTTGGCTAATATTCAGGAGTTTCGTATTGTAGCTGTACCTAATGGAAGTAACGGTGGTAATTTGTATTATTTTGTAAATGCTGCCGGTGAAAAGGTTATTACAAGTAATACAGCATTAGGCTTTTTTGCTACAGAATTTGCAAGTACAACTATTATTGGATCTGGAGTTGCTAATACAAATCCTGCTTACTTCTCTTTCCACAAAGCCGCATCAACCGCTTACACAGCTGGTACTTTAGTTAAGAAATTAGGTGACGGTTTCACAATGACTTTGGCAAACAAGAAAGAAGGAGTAACTGATTTGCAGGGTAATCCGTTCCTGGGTAAGTTGAAAGTTGTTAAGCCGAAGATGGAAGGAACAAAAGTTACAGGTTTTGAATCTTATAAATCAACGGATAATGTAACATCTTACATGTTGGCAAATGATGAAGGTATTATTGTACTGAATCTGAACCAGGATGAAAAATGGTCTGTTGAAGGTATTACAGAGTTCAACGGAGTAAATGGTGGTTTCAAATTCAAGACAATCTCTGTAGATGATATGAAGACTATCATGAACTCTAAATCTGGTGATGCTGCTTATGCTGTAAGAAAACAGATTGCATATACTTTCTCTGTCAACCATAGTGCTGCAGATCTGAATGAAATCAGCTCTATTCAAGTACATGGTGTAGCTCCTGCAACTAACACAAACACTTATAGCGTTATTTCATACAATAATGACGAAGGTTATTTCTTGTCTGCCGGTAAGACCTCACCGTCTCAGGTTGGTGTATTGGTTTATGCAAGCTTCGGTAGCGATGCATTTGTTTTGACAACAGATGAAGCAAACAATCCGTTGAACTATAAGTATGTAAATATGACATTCATCTCTAAAAATGCCAAAGTAAACAATAAAGTGTTGGCAATGGATGAAGATGGTGATGTTGCTGCTGTACAGGCTAGCAAGTTCTTATTCAACAAACCGGAAGGACAATGGGCTGTAACAGCTACAAATGGTGTAAAGAATACTGCAACGAAGAAAGCTGATGCTTATGCCTTTACATTTACAAATCGTGAATCACAGGAAGTGATAAATGTGAAAGACATGTATTCACTGGGTAACGACAAATACGCTGTAAGCTATACAGGTCGCAATCCGTTCGGATTCTCAACTGTTTCACGTGATACATTGGTTATCACTCCTTCTGCTGCTTCCGAATTGGATAACAACACTGTTCAGATGGATGGTTATGCAAACTTCAAAGCACTGGATGTACAGGATAATCAATATCGTTTGGCTGTTGCTTCTACAGAAGAAACTAACTTCTATGTTACAGAAAACCATTCAGGCAAACACCTGCTGGGCTTGACAAAAGAATTGGAAGGTGCAGCTACCTGGAAACTGGTTCCGCTGACTGAAAAGGCTACTTACGGTTCATTTGGTACTTTGAAAACTCCGACAGATTCTATCTATCAGATCACTAAGGTGGGTTATTATGATGCTAAAGGCAGATATCAGACTTATAATGATACATTGGCTATCATTAGCTACGCTTTGCAGAATGCTGCTAACGACGAATATCTGACTTATGAAAATCCTCAGACTTTGGATATCCTGTCTATGATCTGCGATAAGGATTCTAAGAGTTATGCAACTTCTAAAGATCTGGGTAAAGCTTACCGCTTTGTTTTGAAAGAAAAACAGAATGGTCTGTATAATCTGGTCGGTGTATCTCAGAATGATAACAAATCATTTGCAATGGATCTGAACAAGAAGCTGTATGGCGCAACTACAACTAAACAGGGTGCTGTAGAAGTTGAAGCTGCTTACGAACAAGTAAATTCTAACGACCTGTTCGATCTTCAGTTAGTTGCAGCTCCTGAATATCGTTTGAAGAATATGGGCGATACGATCCGTATCTTCCGTCAGGAAAACGAATATGATCAGATGTATGAAAACGGTGAATTCCTGAATCTGGGTAATAAAGCTCAATTGAAAGATATGGCTCCTGCTTTGTATGTAGATACAGCTTATGTGAACCGTGGTCATAACAGCCGCTACCAGTATCTGTTGGTTGTTAATCCGAAGTATGTACCTGAACAGGAATGTACAATCCCTGGTCACCCGGCAGTTCATCCGGATACAACATACGGTCGCTTCCTGGTTAACTTGGTTGACACTGCTTATATTGCTTATACAAAGGGTGCTATCCATACTAATAAGTATATCAATGTAGGTGAAGCAGGTGAAAACTTTGCTAAGTTAGGATTCGTATATGGTTTCCGTACAGGTGATAAACTGTATATCACAGACAAGAACTATAAGAAGAGTGGAAAGACTTCTGATGTAATCGATTTGAGCACAAGTGCTTTCAATACAGCTAAGTTCGCATTCCAGTATATCAATCCGATCAACCATGAATCAGATGGTTCATTCAAGATTCAGACTGGCTACTACGATTATGATGCTTATGTAGCTAATGGCAAACGTCCGGATGTATCTAACAACGGTTATTTGAAGAACATCAATGGTGTAGTAGTTGTTGCTAAGGGTTACGAAGCTGGTGACAAGTTTGATCTGGCTGCAGAACATTCTAATCCGGTTGCTAACGAAAGTATTAACGCATCTTCAGTAAGCGTAATTGCTAATGAAGGTTATGTCACAATCAGCGGTGCACAGGGTAGGAAAGTTACTATCAGCAACGTACTTGGTCAGACAATCGCTAACACAGTTCTTTCTTCTGACAACGCTACAATCGCTGCTCCTCAGGGTGTAGTTGTAGTAGCTGTAGAAGGCGAAGCTGCTGTTAAGGCAATCGTTAAATAA
- the rpsI gene encoding 30S ribosomal protein S9: MEVVNAIGRRKAAVARVFVSEGTGKITINKRDLANYFPSTILQFIVKQPLAKLNVEEQYDIKINLDGGGFKGQSEAARLAIARALIKINPEDKPALRAEGFVTRDPRAVERKKPGQPKARKRFQFSKR; the protein is encoded by the coding sequence ATGGAAGTAGTAAATGCAATAGGAAGACGTAAAGCAGCAGTTGCTCGCGTATTCGTAAGCGAAGGAACGGGAAAGATAACTATCAACAAACGTGATCTTGCAAATTACTTTCCTTCTACAATCCTTCAGTTCATTGTTAAGCAACCGCTTGCAAAGCTGAATGTTGAAGAACAATATGACATCAAGATCAACCTTGACGGTGGTGGTTTCAAAGGTCAGTCAGAAGCTGCTCGCTTGGCTATCGCTCGTGCTTTGATCAAGATTAATCCGGAAGATAAACCTGCGTTGAGAGCTGAAGGTTTCGTAACTCGCGATCCTCGTGCTGTTGAACGTAAGAAACCGGGTCAGCCAAAAGCTCGTAAGAGATTCCAGTTCAGCAAACGTTAA
- the rpsB gene encoding 30S ribosomal protein S2: protein MSRVNFDQLLEAGVHFGHLKRKWNPAMAPYIFMERNGIHIIDLYKTVAKVDEAAEVMKNLAKQGKKVLFVATKKQAKQVVADKAASVGMPYVIERWPGGMLTNFPTIRKAIKKMTTIDKMTKDGTFDNLSKREKLQITRQRAKLEKTLGSIVDLTRLPSALFVVDVMKEHIAVREANRLGIPVFGMVDTNSDPNNIDYVIPANDDATKSVEVILGAICEAMNEGLQERKAEKIDTEAAGEGEGPKRERKGKATVKKERTKKEDEDALNAKVADKYAKDIEE from the coding sequence ATGTCAAGAGTTAATTTTGATCAGTTATTAGAAGCTGGTGTACACTTCGGACACTTGAAGAGAAAGTGGAATCCCGCTATGGCTCCTTACATCTTTATGGAGCGCAATGGTATTCATATCATTGATTTATATAAAACAGTTGCTAAAGTAGACGAAGCAGCAGAAGTAATGAAAAACCTGGCTAAGCAAGGTAAAAAAGTACTTTTCGTTGCTACTAAAAAACAAGCAAAACAAGTTGTCGCTGATAAGGCTGCTTCTGTAGGTATGCCTTACGTTATCGAACGCTGGCCGGGTGGTATGTTGACTAACTTCCCGACTATCCGTAAAGCCATCAAAAAGATGACTACTATCGATAAGATGACAAAAGATGGTACATTTGATAATCTGTCGAAAAGAGAAAAACTTCAGATCACTCGTCAGCGTGCTAAGCTGGAAAAGACTTTAGGTTCTATTGTAGACCTGACTCGTCTGCCGTCTGCTTTGTTCGTTGTTGACGTGATGAAAGAACATATTGCAGTTCGCGAAGCCAACCGTCTGGGTATCCCCGTTTTCGGTATGGTTGATACTAACTCTGATCCTAACAACATTGACTACGTGATCCCGGCTAACGACGACGCTACTAAATCAGTAGAAGTTATCTTAGGCGCTATCTGCGAAGCAATGAACGAAGGTCTGCAGGAACGCAAAGCTGAAAAGATCGATACAGAAGCTGCCGGTGAAGGCGAAGGTCCTAAAAGAGAACGCAAAGGAAAAGCTACTGTAAAGAAAGAACGTACTAAGAAAGAAGACGAAGATGCTTTGAACGCTAAAGTCGCTGACAAGTACGCTAAAGATATCGAAGAATAA
- a CDS encoding porin family protein yields the protein MKRIGLVIILVMLMIVPAGAQITWGVRGGLAYSSLVQKIDNNYQSGARFGFSVAGLAQIPLYKKLSLQPEVAFVNQGGNYLSKISDGESPELAYPKTKCNYYSILVPVNLVYTFQFTDVYFSVMAGPAVDFSLFGKMKTKENVNTDIVFGQSGEADLKTFDLGVNLGLQVEYSNFFFSVSALCGTLDRRTSKHVGESSLYQNNVTFSLGYYFRK from the coding sequence ATGAAAAGGATCGGATTGGTAATAATATTGGTGATGTTGATGATTGTGCCGGCTGGCGCACAGATCACTTGGGGAGTACGTGGCGGTTTAGCTTATTCGTCACTGGTGCAGAAAATAGATAATAATTATCAATCGGGAGCCCGTTTCGGATTCAGTGTGGCCGGGTTGGCTCAGATTCCTTTATATAAGAAATTGTCATTGCAGCCGGAAGTCGCTTTTGTGAATCAAGGTGGTAATTATCTATCCAAAATCTCGGACGGAGAAAGTCCTGAACTGGCTTATCCCAAGACTAAATGTAACTACTATTCTATTCTGGTACCTGTAAATCTGGTCTATACATTTCAGTTTACCGATGTCTATTTCAGCGTGATGGCCGGTCCGGCTGTCGATTTCTCCCTGTTTGGGAAGATGAAAACAAAGGAAAATGTAAATACCGATATCGTTTTCGGTCAGTCCGGCGAAGCAGACCTTAAAACCTTTGACCTGGGAGTAAACCTTGGTTTGCAGGTCGAATATTCTAATTTCTTCTTCTCCGTATCCGCCCTTTGCGGAACGCTCGACCGTCGTACGTCGAAACACGTTGGTGAATCGTCTCTTTATCAAAATAACGTAACTTTCTCTCTCGGCTATTATTTCCGCAAATAA
- the rplM gene encoding 50S ribosomal protein L13, giving the protein MDTLSFKTISANKATVNKEWVIVDADGQTLGRLCAKVAKLLRGKYKPNFTPHVDCGDNVIIINADKIVLTGNKWNDRVYLRYTGYPGGQIAYSPADLMQKGEDRLFRKVVKGMLPKNRLGAKLLGNLYVYAGTEHKHEAQQPKSIDINSLK; this is encoded by the coding sequence GTGGATACTTTAAGTTTTAAGACCATTTCTGCAAACAAAGCAACTGTAAACAAAGAGTGGGTCATCGTTGACGCTGATGGACAGACTTTGGGACGTCTTTGTGCAAAAGTAGCAAAACTTTTGCGCGGTAAGTATAAACCCAATTTCACTCCTCATGTTGATTGTGGTGATAATGTAATCATTATCAATGCAGATAAAATCGTTCTGACAGGTAACAAATGGAACGATCGTGTTTATTTGAGATATACCGGATATCCCGGTGGACAGATCGCATATTCTCCTGCAGATTTGATGCAGAAGGGCGAAGATCGTCTGTTCAGAAAAGTAGTAAAGGGTATGTTGCCTAAAAATCGTCTGGGTGCAAAGTTACTGGGTAACTTATATGTATATGCAGGAACAGAGCACAAACACGAAGCTCAACAACCTAAGTCAATCGATATAAACTCACTTAAATAA